The proteins below come from a single Parazoarcus communis genomic window:
- the rssA gene encoding patatin-like phospholipase RssA: MVSRSGRQPVIGLALGSGAARGWAHLGVLRALAEEGIEPQVICGCSIGAFVGAAAAAGELDKLRAWADSLKWKDVIGLLDVSLRSGLIKGEKLIQYFERNFTDRDFTDLPVRFACVATELSSGREIWLHSGSVSEAVRASIALPGLMTPVAREGRLLVDGGLVNPVPVSLCRAMGADIVIAVDLGSDMIGRAWRHTSAEPAPEEETEASWSDRLLSRLGLGGTGLAGNGHGEPAPEESLPSLVSVLNASINIMQVRISRSRLAGEPADVLISPRVGQLGLMDYHRAEEAIAEGEAAVTRVRPLLRYVLGRADDAGA; the protein is encoded by the coding sequence ATGGTCTCTCGCAGTGGACGTCAGCCCGTTATCGGGCTGGCGCTGGGTAGTGGTGCGGCGCGAGGCTGGGCGCACCTCGGTGTCCTTCGAGCTCTGGCCGAAGAGGGTATTGAACCGCAGGTGATCTGCGGCTGTTCGATCGGCGCTTTCGTCGGAGCCGCCGCCGCTGCGGGGGAGCTCGACAAGCTCAGGGCATGGGCGGATTCGCTCAAGTGGAAAGATGTGATCGGCCTGCTCGATGTCAGTTTGCGCAGTGGGCTGATCAAGGGCGAGAAGCTGATCCAGTATTTCGAGCGTAATTTCACTGACCGTGATTTCACCGATCTGCCGGTGCGCTTCGCCTGTGTCGCCACCGAGCTTTCCTCCGGACGGGAGATCTGGCTGCATAGCGGCAGTGTGTCCGAGGCCGTACGTGCCTCGATCGCACTGCCTGGCCTGATGACGCCCGTCGCGCGGGAAGGCCGCTTGCTGGTGGATGGCGGGCTGGTGAACCCGGTGCCGGTTTCGCTATGCCGTGCGATGGGTGCGGATATCGTCATTGCCGTCGATCTTGGATCGGACATGATCGGGCGGGCATGGCGGCATACCTCCGCCGAGCCTGCGCCTGAAGAAGAAACCGAAGCGAGCTGGAGTGACCGCCTGCTGTCCAGGCTCGGCTTGGGTGGTACCGGGCTGGCAGGCAATGGCCACGGCGAACCGGCGCCCGAAGAGAGTCTGCCGTCGCTGGTCAGCGTGCTCAATGCGAGTATCAACATCATGCAGGTCCGAATTTCGCGCAGCCGTCTGGCCGGCGAGCCTGCCGATGTGCTGATCTCGCCTCGCGTCGGTCAACTCGGTTTGATGGACTATCACCGCGCCGAGGAGGCGATTGCAGAGGGCGAGGCTGCCGTGACCCGTGTCCGGCCCTTACTGCGATATGTTTTGGGGCGCGCGGACGACGCTGGCGCCTGA
- the phbB gene encoding acetoacetyl-CoA reductase, with translation MSRVALVTGGMGGLGEAVCIKLAALGYKVVTTHSPGNTKADEWLAGMNKMGYGFRAFACDVADFDSCKACVEQVTKEVGPVDVLVNNAGITRDMTFKKMNKADWDAVISTNLDSVFNMTKQVMEGMLERKWGRVINVSSVNGQKGAFGQTNYSAAKAGMHGFTKALALEVARSGVTVNTISPGYIGTKMVMAIPQEILDSKILPQIPVARLGKPEEIAGLVAYLSSEEAAFVTGANISINGGQHMF, from the coding sequence ATGTCTAGAGTTGCACTGGTTACCGGGGGTATGGGTGGTCTCGGCGAAGCGGTCTGCATCAAGCTGGCTGCGCTGGGCTACAAGGTGGTGACGACTCATTCGCCGGGTAACACCAAGGCTGACGAGTGGCTCGCAGGGATGAACAAGATGGGCTACGGTTTCAGGGCCTTTGCATGCGACGTTGCAGATTTCGATTCCTGCAAGGCGTGTGTGGAGCAGGTCACCAAGGAAGTGGGCCCCGTCGATGTTCTGGTGAACAACGCCGGCATCACGCGCGACATGACCTTCAAGAAAATGAACAAGGCTGACTGGGATGCGGTGATCAGCACCAACCTCGACTCCGTGTTCAACATGACCAAGCAGGTCATGGAAGGCATGCTCGAACGCAAGTGGGGACGTGTGATCAACGTGTCTTCGGTAAATGGTCAGAAAGGCGCGTTCGGCCAGACCAACTATTCGGCCGCCAAGGCCGGCATGCACGGCTTCACCAAGGCGCTGGCGCTTGAAGTTGCGCGCAGCGGCGTGACGGTCAACACCATTTCGCCGGGCTATATCGGCACCAAGATGGTGATGGCGATTCCGCAGGAGATTCTCGACTCCAAGATTCTGCCCCAGATTCCGGTGGCCCGTCTGGGCAAGCCGGAAGAGATCGCCGGTCTGGTTGCCTACCTTTCGTCCGAGGAAGCGGCATTCGTGACGGGGGCCAATATCTCGATCAACGGCGGTCAGCACATGTTCTGA
- a CDS encoding beta-ketoacyl-ACP reductase translates to MSQKIALVTGAMGGLGTAICQSLANGGMKVVANCLPAFPQKDEWLMQQKELGFDFVAAEGDVSDYESCKAMVAKIEAEVGPIDVLVNNAGITRDKFFPKMEKGQWDAVINTNLNSLFNVTHHISPKMAERGWGRIINISSVNGVKGQAGQANYSTAKAGVLGFTKALASELATKGVTVNAIAPGYIGTDMVMAIRDDIRQGIIDTVPMKRLGKPEEIGGLCAYLSSELAGYITGATININGGLHMC, encoded by the coding sequence ATGTCTCAGAAAATTGCACTCGTTACGGGCGCTATGGGCGGCCTCGGTACCGCAATTTGCCAATCCCTCGCAAATGGTGGGATGAAGGTTGTCGCCAACTGCCTGCCTGCTTTCCCCCAGAAAGATGAGTGGCTGATGCAGCAGAAGGAGCTGGGCTTCGATTTCGTGGCAGCTGAAGGCGATGTCTCCGACTATGAGTCGTGCAAGGCCATGGTTGCAAAGATCGAGGCTGAAGTGGGTCCGATCGACGTCCTCGTGAACAACGCCGGCATCACCCGCGACAAGTTCTTCCCGAAGATGGAGAAGGGTCAGTGGGATGCGGTGATCAACACCAACCTCAACAGCCTGTTCAACGTGACCCATCACATCTCGCCGAAGATGGCCGAACGTGGCTGGGGCCGCATCATCAACATCTCGTCGGTTAACGGCGTCAAGGGTCAGGCTGGTCAGGCCAACTACTCCACGGCCAAGGCCGGGGTGCTGGGCTTCACCAAGGCGCTGGCCTCCGAGCTCGCAACCAAGGGCGTGACGGTCAACGCGATTGCCCCGGGTTACATCGGCACCGACATGGTGATGGCGATCCGCGACGACATCCGTCAGGGCATCATCGACACCGTGCCGATGAAGCGTCTGGGCAAGCCGGAAGAGATCGGCGGGCTGTGTGCCTACCTGTCGTCCGAGCTGGCTGGTTACATCACTGGCGCGACGATCAATATCAACGGTGGCCTGCACATGTGCTGA
- the phaR gene encoding polyhydroxyalkanoate synthesis repressor PhaR — MADKSRLIKKYPNRRLYDTRTSSYITLSDVKELVLGNEDFQVVDAKTGDDLTRSILLQIILEEEAGGAPMFTSDLLSHMIRFYGNAMQGMMGKYLENNIKAFTDMQGKLQEQARGIYGENSPISQDLWAQFLNFQGPALQSMMGTYVEQSKKMFQQMQDQVENQTRNMFTGFQFPTYTPPTADEKAEKAENAAPDVKTRTEK, encoded by the coding sequence ATGGCCGACAAATCGCGCCTGATCAAGAAATACCCGAACCGTCGTCTTTACGACACCCGGACCAGTTCCTACATCACCCTGTCGGATGTGAAGGAGCTCGTGCTCGGCAATGAAGATTTTCAGGTGGTGGATGCCAAGACAGGTGATGACCTGACGCGCAGCATCCTGCTGCAGATCATCCTCGAGGAAGAGGCCGGCGGTGCGCCGATGTTCACCAGCGATCTGCTCTCCCACATGATCCGCTTCTACGGCAACGCAATGCAGGGCATGATGGGCAAGTACCTTGAGAACAACATCAAGGCCTTTACCGACATGCAGGGCAAGCTCCAGGAGCAGGCACGCGGCATCTATGGTGAAAACAGCCCGATCAGCCAGGATCTCTGGGCCCAGTTCCTGAACTTTCAGGGGCCGGCGCTGCAGAGCATGATGGGCACCTACGTCGAGCAATCGAAGAAGATGTTCCAGCAGATGCAGGATCAGGTCGAGAACCAGACGCGCAACATGTTTACCGGCTTCCAGTTCCCCACCTATACGCCCCCGACGGCGGATGAAAAGGCCGAAAAGGCTGAAAACGCCGCGCCCGACGTCAAGACCCGCACCGAAAAATAA
- a CDS encoding FAD-binding oxidoreductase yields the protein MDEFLHTLTAIVGRDYLLVDAAETAPYLSDWRGRYRGAARAVVRPADTAQVAAVLAACHAAAVPVVPQGGNTGLCGGATPLPDGRSVLLSLSRLNRVRALDPDNNTLCVEAGCKLAAVQAAAQEAGRFFPLSLASEGSCEIGGNLSTNAGGVQVLRYGNTRDLVLGLEVVLPDGQVWNGLRSLRKDNTGYDLKHLFVGAEGTLGVITAATLKLFPAPQARATAWVAVPDPAAAVALLARMRAGCGDRITAFEIVGRPALDLVLQHIEGARDPLSEPAPWAVLVELSDTLPDAALEDMFERELGAAIESGLVLDAAIAGSLAQAEALWALRENISEAQRIEGVSIKHDIAVPVSRIPDFLSAAGSRLQAIWPDVRIVAFGHIGDGNLHYNLSKAAAEENDAFIARTEEANRVVHDLVAELGGSISAEHGLGQLKREEIRRYKSELELALMRKIKSALDPAGLMNPGKLL from the coding sequence ATGGATGAATTTCTGCACACGCTGACTGCTATCGTCGGTCGTGACTACCTGCTTGTCGACGCTGCTGAGACTGCCCCCTATCTGAGCGACTGGCGCGGCCGCTATCGTGGGGCTGCGCGCGCGGTTGTGCGGCCGGCCGACACCGCTCAGGTCGCCGCCGTGCTGGCAGCCTGTCATGCAGCTGCTGTGCCGGTTGTACCGCAGGGGGGCAATACCGGCTTGTGCGGCGGCGCGACCCCGCTACCCGATGGTCGCTCGGTGCTGCTCAGTCTGTCGCGGCTCAATCGCGTTCGCGCGCTGGACCCGGACAACAATACCTTATGCGTGGAAGCGGGGTGCAAGCTCGCCGCAGTTCAGGCTGCAGCGCAGGAGGCCGGGCGCTTCTTCCCGCTCTCGCTTGCCTCGGAGGGCAGTTGCGAGATCGGCGGCAATCTCTCGACCAATGCGGGCGGGGTTCAGGTGTTGCGTTATGGCAATACGCGCGATCTCGTGCTTGGACTCGAGGTAGTGCTGCCCGATGGCCAGGTGTGGAATGGCTTGCGCAGCCTGCGCAAAGACAATACCGGCTACGACCTCAAGCATCTGTTCGTAGGGGCAGAGGGAACCCTGGGGGTGATCACCGCGGCGACGCTGAAGCTGTTTCCTGCGCCGCAGGCGCGTGCGACGGCCTGGGTGGCAGTGCCCGATCCTGCGGCGGCCGTGGCCTTGCTTGCACGCATGCGTGCGGGCTGTGGTGATCGCATCACCGCATTTGAAATCGTCGGGCGCCCGGCACTGGATCTCGTCCTCCAGCACATCGAGGGTGCGCGTGATCCACTCTCCGAGCCGGCACCATGGGCGGTGCTGGTCGAGCTCTCGGATACGCTGCCCGATGCTGCGCTCGAAGACATGTTCGAGCGCGAGCTCGGCGCTGCCATCGAGAGCGGTCTGGTGCTCGATGCTGCGATCGCAGGCAGTCTGGCGCAGGCCGAGGCGCTGTGGGCCTTACGCGAGAATATCTCCGAAGCGCAGCGCATCGAAGGGGTCAGCATCAAGCACGACATCGCTGTGCCTGTCAGCCGCATCCCTGACTTCCTGAGCGCCGCGGGGAGTCGCCTGCAGGCAATCTGGCCCGATGTGCGCATCGTCGCGTTTGGTCATATCGGCGACGGTAATCTGCACTACAACCTGTCCAAGGCCGCTGCTGAAGAGAACGATGCCTTCATCGCCAGAACGGAGGAGGCGAACCGGGTGGTGCATGATCTCGTGGCTGAGCTTGGGGGCTCGATTTCGGCCGAACATGGGCTCGGCCAGCTCAAGCGCGAAGAAATTCGCCGCTACAAGAGTGAGCTCGAACTGGCGCTCATGCGCAAGATCAAATCGGCGCTGGATCCCGCGGGATTGATGAACCCCGGCAAGCTTCTCTGA
- the rimO gene encoding 30S ribosomal protein S12 methylthiotransferase RimO has protein sequence MTSLKKTDVPRVGFVSLGCPKATVDSEHILTRLRAEGYQISGSYEDADVVVVNTCGFIDAAVEESLDAIGEALAENGKVIVTGCLGAKDGVVMSAHPQVLAVTGPHATEEVMHAVHKHLPKPHDPFIDLVPAQGIRLTPQHYAYLKISEGCNHRCTFCIIPSMRGDLVSRPIHEIMREAETLAESGVKEILVISQDTSAYGVDVKYRTGFWNGKPLKTKLYDLANALGELGIWIRMHYVYPYPSVDDLIPLMAEGKILPYLDVPFQHASPRILKAMKRPANAENVLERVQKWRSICPDLTIRSTFITGFPGETEEDFEQLLQFLDQAQLDRVGAFAYSPVEGATANELADPVPDEVREERRARLMDFQEDISTQRLEAKIGREMTVLVDDIDEEGALARSPGDAPEIDGMVVIPDGDDLAPGDFVRVRITDCDVHDLYAERIEG, from the coding sequence ATGACCTCCCTCAAAAAAACTGACGTGCCGCGTGTCGGTTTCGTCAGCCTTGGCTGCCCGAAAGCGACAGTCGACTCCGAACACATCCTTACCCGGCTGCGCGCCGAGGGCTATCAGATTTCCGGTAGCTACGAAGACGCAGACGTGGTGGTGGTGAATACCTGTGGCTTCATCGATGCTGCCGTCGAGGAATCGCTCGACGCCATCGGCGAAGCCCTGGCCGAGAATGGCAAGGTGATCGTGACCGGCTGTCTTGGCGCCAAGGACGGGGTGGTCATGTCTGCTCATCCGCAGGTGCTTGCCGTTACCGGTCCGCATGCGACCGAAGAGGTGATGCATGCCGTGCACAAGCACCTGCCCAAGCCGCACGACCCGTTCATCGATCTCGTGCCGGCTCAGGGCATCCGCCTGACGCCGCAGCACTACGCTTACCTGAAGATTTCCGAAGGCTGCAATCACCGCTGCACCTTCTGCATCATCCCGTCGATGCGCGGTGATCTCGTCAGCCGTCCCATTCACGAAATCATGCGCGAGGCCGAAACGCTGGCCGAGTCCGGCGTCAAGGAGATCCTGGTGATCTCTCAGGACACGTCGGCCTACGGTGTGGACGTCAAGTACCGCACGGGTTTCTGGAACGGCAAGCCGCTCAAGACCAAGCTGTACGACCTGGCCAACGCACTCGGCGAGCTCGGCATCTGGATCCGGATGCACTACGTCTATCCGTATCCGAGCGTGGATGACCTCATTCCGCTGATGGCCGAGGGCAAGATTCTTCCCTATCTCGACGTGCCTTTCCAGCACGCCAGTCCGCGCATCCTGAAGGCAATGAAGCGTCCTGCAAATGCCGAGAATGTCCTCGAGCGCGTACAGAAGTGGCGCAGCATCTGTCCGGACCTGACCATCCGCTCGACCTTCATCACCGGCTTTCCCGGCGAGACCGAGGAAGACTTCGAGCAGTTGCTGCAGTTTCTCGACCAGGCTCAGCTCGATCGCGTCGGTGCGTTCGCCTATTCGCCGGTGGAAGGTGCCACGGCCAACGAACTGGCAGACCCCGTGCCCGATGAAGTGCGCGAGGAGCGCCGGGCGCGCCTGATGGATTTCCAGGAGGATATTTCCACCCAGCGGCTCGAGGCCAAGATCGGTCGTGAAATGACCGTGCTGGTCGACGACATTGACGAAGAGGGAGCGCTTGCCCGCTCGCCGGGCGATGCGCCGGAGATCGACGGCATGGTGGTCATTCCCGACGGCGACGATCTTGCGCCGGGCGATTTCGTTCGGGTGCGGATTACCGATTGCGACGTTCACGACCTTTACGCAGAGCGTATCGAGGGCTGA
- the phaC gene encoding class I poly(R)-hydroxyalkanoic acid synthase produces MSDSNDKQAPAAMQAMLLAGQTMATTFFDMVAKQHAAMQDSSGVAAPQLPLPESDALKRMQEEFASKHVALWSSLLGSKPGEAREQVAQPEPGDRRFNAPEWTESPIFDYVRQAYLVNAGFLKQVADEMPISDGRAKSRIQFLTRQYIDALAPSNFAATNPEFIKAAVESKGDSITQGIRNLIDDLEKGRISMTDDGAFEVGRNLAVSPGAVVFENDLMQLIQYAPLTEKVGQVPLLIVPPCINKFYIMDLQPENSLVRFIVEQGVTVFLVSWKNAGAAQSKRNWDDYLEMGPIAALDVVRSITRVKKPNVLGFCVGGTILTSAIAVLKGRGEDPVSSLTLMTTLLDFSDAGELGCLVDEASVTAREAAIGKGGLLKGQELANVFSFLRANDLVWQYVVGNYLKGKKPQAFDLLYWNSDSTNLPGPFLTWYLRNMYLENNLRVPGKLKMLGQKVDLGKVDVPAYLMAAREDHIVPWASAYLGRNLLGGDTTFVLGASGHIAGAINPASKNRRSYWTSASPAADPEEWLGAAEEHKGSWWLHWAQWLKGYSGKQVAARGRLGNTKFEPIEPAPGRYVKEKS; encoded by the coding sequence ATGTCCGACTCGAATGACAAGCAGGCGCCTGCCGCCATGCAGGCAATGTTGCTGGCGGGGCAGACCATGGCAACGACTTTTTTCGACATGGTCGCCAAACAGCATGCTGCGATGCAGGACTCGTCGGGTGTGGCTGCGCCGCAGTTGCCACTGCCGGAGTCCGACGCCCTCAAGCGAATGCAGGAGGAGTTTGCGTCCAAGCACGTCGCGCTGTGGTCCTCGCTGCTCGGGAGCAAGCCGGGCGAGGCCCGGGAGCAGGTTGCACAGCCCGAGCCCGGAGATCGCCGTTTCAACGCGCCGGAATGGACGGAAAGCCCGATCTTCGACTATGTGCGTCAGGCCTATCTGGTCAATGCCGGCTTTCTGAAGCAGGTTGCCGACGAGATGCCGATCTCGGACGGTCGAGCAAAGTCCCGCATTCAGTTTCTCACCAGGCAGTACATCGATGCGCTGGCGCCGAGCAATTTTGCGGCGACCAACCCCGAGTTCATCAAGGCCGCGGTCGAAAGCAAGGGCGACAGCATCACCCAGGGCATCCGCAATCTCATCGACGACCTCGAGAAGGGCCGGATTTCGATGACTGATGACGGGGCTTTCGAGGTCGGGCGCAACCTCGCTGTGTCACCGGGGGCGGTCGTCTTCGAGAACGACCTCATGCAGCTGATCCAGTACGCACCGCTCACCGAGAAAGTCGGGCAGGTGCCCTTGCTGATCGTGCCACCCTGCATCAACAAGTTCTACATCATGGATCTCCAGCCGGAAAACTCCCTGGTGCGCTTTATCGTGGAGCAGGGCGTCACGGTATTCCTGGTGTCATGGAAGAACGCTGGTGCGGCTCAGTCCAAGCGCAACTGGGACGACTACCTGGAGATGGGGCCGATTGCAGCACTCGATGTCGTGCGTTCGATCACCCGTGTGAAGAAACCGAACGTTCTCGGATTTTGCGTCGGCGGCACGATTCTCACCTCGGCGATTGCAGTGCTGAAGGGGCGTGGCGAAGACCCGGTTTCCAGCCTCACGCTGATGACCACGCTGCTTGATTTCTCCGATGCGGGCGAACTGGGCTGCCTGGTGGACGAGGCGAGCGTGACTGCGCGCGAAGCTGCGATCGGTAAGGGTGGCCTGCTCAAGGGGCAGGAGCTGGCGAACGTGTTTTCTTTCCTGCGGGCGAACGACCTTGTGTGGCAGTACGTGGTCGGCAACTACCTCAAGGGCAAGAAGCCCCAGGCCTTCGATCTGCTCTACTGGAACTCGGACTCGACCAACCTGCCGGGGCCGTTCCTGACCTGGTACCTGCGCAACATGTACCTTGAGAATAACCTGCGAGTGCCGGGCAAACTCAAGATGCTTGGGCAGAAGGTCGATCTTGGCAAGGTGGATGTGCCCGCCTACCTGATGGCGGCGCGTGAGGATCACATCGTGCCGTGGGCGAGTGCCTACCTCGGGCGCAATCTCCTTGGCGGCGATACGACCTTTGTGCTCGGTGCGAGCGGGCACATCGCAGGCGCCATCAATCCGGCCAGCAAGAACCGTCGCAGCTACTGGACGAGCGCATCGCCGGCAGCGGATCCCGAAGAGTGGCTCGGCGCGGCGGAAGAACATAAGGGGAGCTGGTGGCTGCATTGGGCGCAATGGCTCAAGGGCTACAGTGGCAAGCAGGTTGCGGCGCGCGGCCGCCTCGGCAATACGAAGTTCGAACCGATCGAACCGGCACCGGGACGTTACGTAAAAGAAAAATCCTGA